From Longimicrobium sp., one genomic window encodes:
- a CDS encoding plastocyanin/azurin family copper-binding protein: MPNLYRLPLLGMIVLAAACGGDKPAETTSDTPQGSSATAPVTTGAPNTAATTAPAQGTVHTVRMTTTQGGASGTFEPASITVKRGDVIHFVSEGNAAHNVSFPADQNAGKPNLPAPSQFLADGQSYDLQITMDPGSYSYQCDPHAAMGMKGAITVQ, from the coding sequence ATGCCCAATCTCTACAGACTCCCGTTGCTCGGAATGATCGTCCTCGCCGCCGCGTGCGGCGGCGACAAGCCGGCCGAGACCACCAGCGACACGCCGCAGGGCTCCAGCGCCACCGCCCCCGTCACCACCGGCGCGCCGAACACCGCTGCCACCACCGCGCCGGCGCAGGGCACGGTGCACACGGTGCGGATGACCACGACGCAGGGCGGCGCGTCGGGCACCTTCGAGCCGGCCAGCATCACGGTCAAAAGGGGCGACGTGATCCACTTCGTGAGCGAGGGGAACGCGGCCCACAACGTGTCGTTCCCGGCCGACCAGAACGCGGGCAAGCCGAACCTCCCCGCCCCCAGCCAGTTCCTGGCCGACGGGCAGAGCTACGACCTGCAGATCACGATGGACCCCGGCTCGTACAGCTACCAGTGCGACCCGCACGCGGCGATGGGGATGAAGGGCGCCATCACGGTGCAGTAG